In Apteryx mantelli isolate bAptMan1 chromosome 16, bAptMan1.hap1, whole genome shotgun sequence, a single genomic region encodes these proteins:
- the USP31 gene encoding ubiquitin carboxyl-terminal hydrolase 31 encodes MSRVSGAGAAGAPGSAKEKRSLSKRLFRGRAGAGGSGSAAAPARSLGGFMSRVLKTLSTLSHYSSEPEAGRGPHAPRLPPPQAAGGLGSCFQPGPPRSPEPEPPPPRAESGPEAVPGVAGLRNHGNTCFMNAILQCLSNTELFAEYLALEQFRGEPGPGSGPPPRSPPGDGGAPPGAGEVTEQLAHLVRALWTLEYTPQHSRDFKNIVSKNAMQYRGNAQHDAQEFLLWLLDRVHEDLNNVVKYSGMPPLKPPLEDDVLLEGPAFPISSTFVQELFQAQYRSSLTCPHCQKQSNTFDPFLCISLPIPLPHTRPLYVTVVYQGKCSHCMRIGVAVPISGTVNRLREAVSSETKIPTEQIVLTEMYYDGFHRSFCDTDDLDTIHESDCIFAFETPEIFRPEGILSQRGIHVNNNLNNLKYGTEQSRTISYSQGTAKSGKLEQSSARQAANDKIVLLVCNRACTGQQSKRFGLPFVLHLEKTIAWDILQKEILEKMQYFLRPTACMQVCPFSLRVVSVVGITYLLPQEERPLCHPTVERALKSCGQGGTAHVKLVVEWDKETKDYLFVNTEDEYIPDSESVRQQRELHHQPQICTLSQCFQLYTKEEQLAPDDAWRCPHCKQLQQGSITLSLWTLPDVLIIHLKRFRQEGDRRMKLQNMVKFPLSGLDMTPHVVKRSQSSWSLPSHWSPWRRPYGLGRDPEDYIYDLYAVCNHHGTMQGGHYTAYCKNSVDGQWYCFDDSDVQQLSENEVCKQTAYILFYQRRTAIPSWSANSSVAGSTSSSLCEHWVSRLPGSKQPSIASAASSRRTSLASLSESVELTGERSEDDGGFSTRPFVRSVQRQSLSSRSSVTSPLAVSENGVRPSWSLSAKLQMRSNSPSRFSGDSPVHTSASTLEKIGEAADDKVSTSCFGSLRNLSSSYLEPCDGSRREHRTVRRAPLAVMEGAFREESVVRTSSSDLLDRFDKSSVQGDRNHPALDPFDNNNQIAFVDQSDSVDSSPVKEVKAPNGTGLTPEKADGTPKKAHSSKGVSEPDRNLRKGRTILSTQEPTVSHSSPPLKSSQKASRSRSKTDSSRASGRHGSPALSQARKEHSTKSQEVVVPSAQQKQKSGSSPSSTAAKKTPSGSVTKGSSAAKSRTSDRSLSREGSKISLGSDKTSVTSSSRTSSPRISHSRSDSRAVDSKHVRSSSMANLRSPNVGMRSGLKRDSKSEEKGLSFFKSALRQKETRRSADLGKTTMLSKKTAGSSSKSASKNVLEDKLEKGVIPPASQTNANVTAKEKLASKDATPTKHSLLSSRKSKSSQLDPGVQSPSSGKQTEKSLKKLPSSMQVSVRPSLEPQ; translated from the exons ATGTCGCGGGtgagcggcgccggggcggccggcgcccccGGCAGCGCCAAGGAGAAGCGCTCCCTCAGCAAGCGGCTGttccgcgggcgggcgggcgccggcggctcgggctcggccgcggcgccggcgcgctCGCTCGGCGGCTTCATGAGCCGCGTGCTGAAGACCCTCTCCACGCTGTCGCACTACAGcagcgagcccgaggccggccgcggcccgcacgccccccgcctgcccccgccgcaggccgccggCGGCCTGGGCAGCTGCTTCCAGCCGGgcccgccgcgcagccccgagcccgagccgccgccgccgcgggccgagaGCGGCCCCGAGGCGGTGCCCGGCGTGGCGGGGCTGCGCAACCACGGCAACACGTGCTTCATGAACGCCATCCTGCAGTGCCTCAGCAACACCGAGCTCTTCGCCGAGTACCTGGCGCTGGAGCAGTTCCGCGGCGAGCCGGGCCCGGggtcggggccgccgccgcgcagcccgcccggggacggcggggcgccgccgggcgccggcgaGGTCACGGAGCAGCTGGCGCACCTGGTGCGGGCGCTGTGGACGCTGGAGTACACGCCGCAGCACAGCCGCGACTTCAAG AATATTGTGTCAAAGAATGCTATGCAGTACCGTGGGAATGCCCAGCATGATGCGCAGGAGTTTCTGCTTTGGCTTTTAGACAGAGTTCATGAAGATCTAAACAATGTAGTGAAATACAGTGGCATGCCTCCTCTGAAG ccACCATTGGAGGATGATGTGCTGCTTGAGGGGCCAGCCTTTCCCATCAGTAGCACTTTTGTGCAGGAACTCTTTCAAGCCCAGTACAG ATCCTCTCTGACATGCCCTCATTGCCAGAAGCAGAGCAACACCTTTGACCCTTTTCTCTGCATCTCTCTGCCGATTCCTTTGCCTCATACACG gCCTCTCTACGTCACTGTGGTGTACCAGGGGAAGTGCTCTCACTGCATGCGGATTGGGGTGGCAGTGCCTATCTCGGGAACAGTGAATAGGCTGCGGGAAGCAGTCTCTTCGGAAACCAAGATACCCACTGAGCAG ATTGTGCTGACGGAGATGTACTACGATGGGTTCCATCGTTCCTTCTGTGATACTGATGACCTGGACACAATCCATGAAAGTGACTGCATTTTCGCCTTTGAGACCCCAGAGATATTTAGGCCCGAAGGGATCCTTAGTCAGAGAG GAATACATGTAAACAATAACCTGAATAACTTGAAATATGGCACTGAGCAATCCCGAACAATATCTTACTCGCAAGGAACAGCAAAGTCTGGAAAACTGGAACAGTCCTCTGCTAGACAAGCAGCAAATGATAAGATTGTATTGCTAGTGTGTAACAGAGCATGCACTGGACAACAGAGCAAAAG GTTTGGCTTGCCCTTTGTATTGCATTTGGAAAAAACAATTGCTTGGGATATTCTGCAGAAGGAAATTTTGGAGAAGATGCAGTATTTCCTGCGGCCTACAGCCTGCATGCAG GTTTGCCCATTCAGCTTGCGAGTGGTCAGTGTTGTGGGCATAACATACTTGCTACCTCAGGAGGAGCGACCCCTCTGCCATCCAACAGTAGAAAG GGCATTGAAGTCATGTGGACAGGGCGGAACTGCTCATGTGAAGTTGGTGGTGGAATGGGACAAAGAAACTAAAGATTA TTTGTTTGTGAATACGGAGGATGAGTATATTCCAGACTCTGAAAGTGTCCGCCAGCAGAGAGAGCTTCATCATCAACCTCAGATCTGCACTTTATCTCAATGTTTCCAACTTTACACCAAAGAGGAACAG CTTGCCCCAGATGATGCATGGCGCTGCCCACActgcaagcagctgcagcagggtaGCATCACACTGAGCCTCTGGACCTTACCTGATGTTCTCATCATACATCTCAAAAGGTTTAGACAG GAAGGAGACCGAAGGATGAAACTTCAAAACATGGTTAAATTCCCCCTGAGTGGCCTGGACATGACTCCTCATGTTGTTAAACGCAGTCAGAGCAGCTGGAGTTTGCCATCTCATTGGTCACCATGGAGGCGCCCTTATGGTCTTGGAAGGGATCCTGAGGACTATATTTATGACCTGTATGCTGTTTGCAATCACCATGGCACCATGCAAGGGGGGCACTATACAG CATATTGCAAAAACTCTGTTGATGGCCAGTGGTACTGCTTTGATGACAGTGATGTTCAGCAactttctgaaaatgaagtttGCAAGCAGACAGCATATATTCTTTTCTACCAGAGACGCACAGCAATCCCATCATGGTCTGCTAACAGCTCTGTGGCAG GCTCCACAAGCTCTTCACTGTGTGAACACTGGGTCAGCCGTCTTCCTGGTAGCAAGCAACCCAGCATTGCTTCAGCAGCTTCATCACGGCGCACGTCCCTGGCTTCACTCTCAGAATCCGTAGAACTGACTGGTGAAAGGAGTGAAGATGATG GTGGATTTTCAACTCGACCGTTTGTAAGAAGTGTCCAGCGTCAGAGCTTGTCATCTAGATCGTCTGTCACCAGCCCGCTGGCAGTGAGTGAAAATGGTGTCAGGCCCTCATGGTCACtctctgcaaaactgcagatGCGCTCCAACTCTCCTTCGCGCTTCTCTGGAGATTCCCCTGTACATACCTCTGCTTCCACCCTGGAGAAGATTGGAGAGGCTGCTGATGATAAAGTCTCCACCTCTTGCTTTGGCAGCTTGAGGAATCTGTCTAGCAGCTACTTGGAACCCTGTGATGGCAGTCGGCGAGAGCACAGGACAGTTCGCAGAGCTCCCTTGGCTGTCATGGAAGGGGCGTTCAGGGAAGAGTCTGTTGTAAGGACATCCAGCTCAGATCTTTTAGACAGATTTGATAAAAGCTCTGTGCAGGGAGACAGGAATCACCCTGCTTTGGACCCCTTTGATAACAACAATCAAATTGCCTTTGTTGATCAGAGTGATTCTGTGGACAGCTCTCCAGTCAAAGAGGTGAAAGCCCCCAATGGCACAGGGCTAACTCCAGAAAAGGCAGATGGCACCCCTAAGAAGGCTCACAGCTCCAAGGGAGTTTCTGAGCCGGACAGAAATTTGAGGAAGGGAAGGACAATCTTATCCACCCAGGAGCCCACAGTTTCTCACTCCTCTCCTCCATTAAAGAGTTCCCAGAAGGCTTCCCGTTCCAGAAGCAAGACGGACTCTTCCAGGGCCAGTGGGCGACATGGATCTCCTGCTCTGAGTCAGGCTAGGAAGGAGCATAGCACCAAGTCCCAGGAGGTGGTTGTCCCATCTGCTCAACAAAAACAAAAGTCAGGTTCTTCTCCATCCTCCACAGCTGCCAAGAAAACCCCATCGGGGTCAGTGACTAAGGGCTCTTCTGCTGCAAAGAGCCGGACTTCAGACCGAAGCCTCAGCAGGGAGGGCTCTAAGATAAGTCTGGGGTCAGATAAAACAAGTGTTACCAGCAGTTCAAGAACAAGCTCCCCCCGGATAAGCCACTCCAGGAGTGACAGTAGGGCAGTAGACAGCAAGCATGTGCGGAGTTCCTCTATGGCCAACCTGCGGTCTCCAAATGTTGGTATGCGTTCTGGTTTGAAGAGAGACAGCAAGTCAGAAGAGAAAGGACTGTCTTTCTTTAAATCTGCCTTAAGGCAGAAGGAGACCCGGAGGTCAGCAGACTTGGGGAAGACAACAATGCTCTCGAAAAAGACAGCAGGTAGCTCTTCCAAGTCAGCCAGTAAAAATGTGCTGGAGGACAAATTGGAGAAAGGTGTCATCCCACCAGCCTCTCAAACCAATGCCAATgttacagcaaaagaaaagcttgCCTCAAAAGATGCCACGCCCACCAAACATTCTCTGCTATCTAGTCGCAAGTCCAAGTCTTCCCAGCTAGATCCCGGAGTCCAGTCTCCTTCTAGTGGCAAGCAGACTGAAAAGTCGCTGAAAAAATTACCTTCCAGCATGCAGGTGTCTGTACGGCCTTCTCTGGAACCTCAGTGA